The Pseudanabaena sp. BC1403 genome includes the window TTGCCAATGCGGTTAAGACAAAAAAGCCAATACCTCAAGCAGGGTAACTTTGAAGCCTTGGCACAAACTATCGAAAACTGGCTATTTTTTCTAGAACCACCGCACCATACCAAGCTGAAGAGTTTGGTGGCAAAAGCTTTTTCGCCGCAGATGATTGAAACCATGCGACCAGCGATCGCAGAATTAGTCGATCGCTTACTTACGCAAGCAGAGCAGAAGGCGAGTCAAAATAATGGTGAGATCGATGTCATGACTGACTTTGCCGCACCCTTGCCAGCGATGACCGTAACTCAAATTCTGGGTGTGCCATTAGAAGATCATGACAAGTTAATGCGATGGTCTTACGATTTATTTTTTGTATTCGATCAGCCGATGTCTCTGAGTGGCTATCAGAAGCAAAATGAAATTGCGATCGAAGCGCGAGAATATCTGATTAACCTCATGGAAACTAAACCATCAGGGCTAATCGGGCAACTCATGGCAGCAAGGGATCGGGGGACGCAACTAAGTGAAGACGAAATTTTAGGATTTTGTATCATGCTGTTAATTGTGGGACAGGAAACCACTAAAAGTCTCATCGGTAATAGTGTTCTAGCCCTTTTGCAGCATCCTCAAGCCTTAGCCGAATTACAGCAAAATCTGGATTTAGTTCCCGCAGCGATCGAGGAGTTATTACGCTATGACAGCCCCGTCCAAGTGATTGCCCGTCTTGCTACTGAAGATTTTGAGTATGGCGGTAAAACGATTCATGCTGGCGATAAAGTCATTTTGTGTCTGGGTGCAGCTAATCGCGATCGCAAAACTTTTCCTGAACCTGACCAAATCAATTTTCACCGCCATAATTATAATTTGCCGTTTGGCGGCGGGCTGCATTACTGTTTAGGTGCAGCTCTCGCAAGGGTGCAAGGACAGATTGCAATTAAGAGTTTGATTCAGCGTTATCCTCATTTAGCATTGACAGACTTTAGCAATTCCGATCTTCAGTGGCGGGAAAGCATTACTTTGAGAGGTCTCAAAACTTTGTCCGTGAGATTGTCAGCATCATGAAAGAACCGATCGCAATTATTGGTATTGGCTGCCGTTTCCCTCATGCCAATGGGGTGCAAGCATTTTGGCAATTATTGCGTGATGGTGTCGATGCGATCGCGCCCATGCCTAGCGATCGTCGCCAACTATATCCTTTTAGCAGCTTTGATGACGATGCACTTGAAGCTATCAATGGAAGCTGGGGCGGATTTCTAGATGGAGTCGATCAATTCGATGCAGATTTTTTTGGAATTTCTCCTAGTGAGGCAGAGGTAATCGATCCACAGCAGCGACTATTGCTAGAAGTGAGTTGGGATGCCTTAGAAGATGCCGCCCTCACGTTAGAACAAATTGCTGGCACTCAAACAGGTGTGTTTATTGGCGTTGCCGCAAATGGTTATGAAGCACTTTTGCAAGCAGGCAATGACCAAACCGCTTATATATCTTTTGGCACAAGTAATGCGATCGCCGTTAACCGCATTTCCCATTACTTTGATTTGCAAGGTGCAAGTATCGCCACCAATACTACTTGTTCATCCGCATTAGTTTCCGTCGATCTAGCTTGCCAGAGTCTTTGGTCTGGTCAAAGCTCCCTTGCTTTGGCAGGGGGGGTAAATATCTTTGCCAATTTAGGCATATCTCCAGAATCCTCAGAACTACTTTCTAAAAACCATCGATGCCAGTCTTTTGCGGCAACAGCCGATGGTTATGTTCGCTCTGAAGGTGTAGGAATTGTCGTTCTTAAACCTTTGTCTGAAGCTCTCAAGAATAGCGATCGCATTTATGCAACGATCCGTGGCAGTGCCGTTAACCATAATGGTCGAGGTAATGGACTCGCTGCTCCCAATCTCCAAGCACAGGAATCACTATTGCGTCGCGCGTATCACCAAGCCGAGATTGATCCTCATACAGTTCACTATCTCGAAGCGCACGCCACGGGCACGCTGATAGGGGATGCCGTGGAAATGAAAGCGATCGAACGAGTATTTAACTCTAGCGCCTTAGATCATTCTGCTGACAAATCATGTCAAATTGGCACAGTGAAAACGAATATTGGGCATACAGAAACTGCTTCAGGAATTGCGGGGTTGATCAAAGTCGCCTTAGCCTTGCACCATCGCCAAATCCCAGCCCATTTACATTTTGATCGACCTAGCCCATATATCGAGTTTGAGAAGTTATCTTTCCAAGTCCCGACCGTTCTTACTCCTTTTCCTCTAGAGGGAAATCTATACGCAGGTATAAGTGCTTTTGGTATGGGTGGAACGAATGCCCATGTTGTTTTAGAATCTGCACCTCCAGATTCTATTCTCAATCCAAATTCATCGATTAATTGTGCTTGCCATGTTTTGATTCTGAGCGCTAAGACCGAACAGGCTTTGCGGCAAATGGCAGTTAATTATCATGACTTTTTGCAAGAACATCCAGAAGTCGAGATCGCCCAAGTATGTGCTACAGCAATGCGCCGATCGCAGTTTAACTACCGCCTTGCGATCGTGGTAAATGCGATCGGCTCCAATCCGATCGATACTTTACAGCAAAATCTGAGTGCATACATTTGCGATCGTCTTAGCGATCACCAGTCAAGTCAAGTGTTTAGCGGCAAAGCAAGTCCTAAAAAGTATAAAAAACAGTCACTTCAAACAATTCTTACTCAGCAGGGAGTTGCGATTAGTCAACTTCTCCAAAACTATCCCCAATTCACCCTAGAGAACATCGTTTTCAATTTGTCGTCATTACCAGAATTAGATGCCAACGTATATCAATCTCTACGCTGTCAGATTGTTCAGCTTTGGGTAAATGGCGTAAAAGTTGATTGGAGTAGTGTATACGCTAATTCGCATATACAGCCAATCTCATTACCATCCTATCCATTTGAGCGGCAGTCTTTTTGGGTGCATCCATCTTCTCAATCAAATCTGCCAGAAGTAACCTTAATATCTTCTGACATACTCACAACCAATCCAACCAAGACAAAACTAGCAAGAGATTCAGAAAGCAATTTTGTTGCTCCACGCGATCGCATGGAGAAGAAACTCGCCGCTATTTGGGAAAAGGTTTTTGATAAGAAACCCATTGGCATTGATGACAATTTTTTCGATCTCGGTGGAACTTCGATAATTGCAGTTAACTTATTTGCCAA containing:
- a CDS encoding beta-ketoacyl synthase N-terminal-like domain-containing protein; translated protein: MKEPIAIIGIGCRFPHANGVQAFWQLLRDGVDAIAPMPSDRRQLYPFSSFDDDALEAINGSWGGFLDGVDQFDADFFGISPSEAEVIDPQQRLLLEVSWDALEDAALTLEQIAGTQTGVFIGVAANGYEALLQAGNDQTAYISFGTSNAIAVNRISHYFDLQGASIATNTTCSSALVSVDLACQSLWSGQSSLALAGGVNIFANLGISPESSELLSKNHRCQSFAATADGYVRSEGVGIVVLKPLSEALKNSDRIYATIRGSAVNHNGRGNGLAAPNLQAQESLLRRAYHQAEIDPHTVHYLEAHATGTLIGDAVEMKAIERVFNSSALDHSADKSCQIGTVKTNIGHTETASGIAGLIKVALALHHRQIPAHLHFDRPSPYIEFEKLSFQVPTVLTPFPLEGNLYAGISAFGMGGTNAHVVLESAPPDSILNPNSSINCACHVLILSAKTEQALRQMAVNYHDFLQEHPEVEIAQVCATAMRRSQFNYRLAIVVNAIGSNPIDTLQQNLSAYICDRLSDHQSSQVFSGKASPKKYKKQSLQTILTQQGVAISQLLQNYPQFTLENIVFNLSSLPELDANVYQSLRCQIVQLWVNGVKVDWSSVYANSHIQPISLPSYPFERQSFWVHPSSQSNLPEVTLISSDILTTNPTKTKLARDSESNFVAPRDRMEKKLAAIWEKVFDKKPIGIDDNFFDLGGTSIIAVNLFAKIEQAFKYHLSLVVLFQCPTIAQLAKMLSQLDQQEPTEQSVSWSTLVPIRAKGIHSPLFCISGIHGNVLIYADLAKHLGADQPFYGLQPRGIDGIHPPLTSIEEIAAYYIQAVRTVQPKGPYFLGGFSLGSHVVWEMSQQLYAQGEKVALLALFDGKIRSANIVRQPFRKRIFLHYQSFREMGFTYLSQKFPEWQDWLSGRYQYWTKRLIRRFYQRLQWQLPIYLRQSAIEDSLEKAGTEAMKNYVMQAYPDKVTLFRADTQESDQGVGFVPLDWDLGWGDLAAGGLEIQTISGDHMSMFREPHVQILAQKLQECLHRARQAQI
- a CDS encoding cytochrome P450, which translates into the protein MTTNSVKFDPFSPDFHANPYPIYDWLRQHDPIHWSFMQAWVITRHHDVDALLKAPQLHVDDLPMRLRQKSQYLKQGNFEALAQTIENWLFFLEPPHHTKLKSLVAKAFSPQMIETMRPAIAELVDRLLTQAEQKASQNNGEIDVMTDFAAPLPAMTVTQILGVPLEDHDKLMRWSYDLFFVFDQPMSLSGYQKQNEIAIEAREYLINLMETKPSGLIGQLMAARDRGTQLSEDEILGFCIMLLIVGQETTKSLIGNSVLALLQHPQALAELQQNLDLVPAAIEELLRYDSPVQVIARLATEDFEYGGKTIHAGDKVILCLGAANRDRKTFPEPDQINFHRHNYNLPFGGGLHYCLGAALARVQGQIAIKSLIQRYPHLALTDFSNSDLQWRESITLRGLKTLSVRLSAS